The Deltaproteobacteria bacterium region TTACGATCAAGGATGTAAAAAAGCTTCATGCCGTGGCCGGGCATCTCGGGATCGAGACGGAGGGAAAAGAAAAAGAAAAAATCGGCGAAGAGGTCGCCCTGAAGTTCATCGAGGACTTTGGACGTCAGAAGGGACAGCCTTATTACATCTCCCGTGCCCCGAAAAAACGGCAGGAACTCTGGGCCGAGAAGGGATTGACTCCGCGGGGGCTGGATCGGGAAATCGTGGAGATGATGCACCGGACGCACATGGGGGTCGACCAGGACCCGAAGAGTCTTCTCCATCACTCCATGCGAACCTCTCTCACCGACGGTTGGGGGGGGGCCATGATTGCGACGGACATTTCCGATATCCTCTATGGAACACCGCGGGCGATCAAGGCGAAGGCGAGTGTGGGATTGCTGAAGGAAGACGAGGTAAACATTGTGGTCCATGGGCACGAGCCGTCTTTATCGGAGATGATGGTGGTCGCCTCCCAGGAACCGGAGATCCTGGAGTATGCCAAGTCGAAGGGAGCCAGCGGGATCAACCTTGCCGGGATCTGCTGTACCGCGAATGAGGTTCTCATGCGACAGGGGATCGGATCGGCGGGGAACTTTCTCAACCAGGAACTGACGATTCTGACCGGCGCCGTGGATGCCATGGTCGTCGATGTTCAGTGTATCATGGAGTCGCTGGCCGACGTGGCCGGACACTATCACACCAAACTGATCACGAGTTCGCCCAAGGCCCATATCCCCGGAGCGATCCACATTGAGTTTGAAGAAGAACATGCCATGTCGGTGGCCCGCAAGGTACTGAGAACTGCGATCGATAACTTCCCGAACCGGAAAAAAGGGACTATTACCCTGCCCGATTATGTGAGCGAACTGGTCGGTGGATTTTCCCATGAATACATCAAGTATATGCAGGGGGGAACCTACCGGGGATCCTTCCGGCCCCTCAACGATGCCATCATGGACGGGAGGATCCAGGGGGTCGTCGGGATCGTCGGCTGCAACAATCCCCGGAATGTCCAGGACTCTGAAATCGTGAATCTCACCCGCGAGTTTATCAGCCGGGATATCCTCGTGGTGGCCACCGGTTGCGGCGGGATCGCCTGCGGAAAGCAGGGGCTGCTTGCGCCGGAGACGATGGAAGCGGCCGGTCCGGGGTTGAAACAGGTCTGTGAAGCCATCGGGATCTCCCCGGTCCTTCATGTCGGTTCCTGCGTCGACAACTCCCGGATTCTGACGATTGCCGCCGACATGGTTGCCGAAGGGGGCCTGGGGGATGATATCAGCGAGTTGCCTGTCGTGGGGCTCTGTCCGGAATGGATGTCGGAGAAGGCCCTGGCGATCGGAACTTATTTTGTCGCTTCCGGGGTCTACACGATCTTCGGGGTCGGATCGCCCGTGGCCGGCAGTGAAGAGGTAACCCGCCTCATTTCCGAAGGATGGGAGCAGGAAGTCGGCGGGAAACTTGAATTTGTCGTTGATCGTGCAGAAGTCATTCAACGGACCGTGGATCATCTGGTTCAGAAACGGAAAGTCCTGGGGATTACGGAATACGCTCCCGGGAAATTCGGTGCGGAAAAGGTCCTCATGGATATGGCGGACCGGCGGAAGCTGGAAGATGAACAGAAGGCCAAGGCCGAGGCGAAGGGATGAAAAAGGAACAGACAACGAAACGATCCGTACAGGGCGGCAATGGGAAGACCCGGAAGAAGGTGGCGAAAAAACGGAAGCGTAAGGCACCGGAGGCAGCGGACCTGACGATTGTCGACGAAATCATCGGCCGCCATCAGGGAGCGGAGGGGGCATTGATTCCCGTTCTGCAGGAAGTTCAGGGGCATTACGGATACATTCCGGAAGGTGCTGTGCCCCGGATCGCCGAGGGATTGAAGGTTTATCCGAGCAGCATCTACGGGGTGATGACCTTCTATTCGCAGTTTAACCTGAAGCCGATGGGAAAAAATATCATCCGTGTCTGCTGTGGTACGGCCTGTCATGTCAAGGGAGCGGAACGGGTGAGCAGTAAATTCAAGGAAATCCTCAAGGTCCCCATGGGGGAGACCACGGAAGACCGGAATTTTACCCTGGAACAGGTGGCCTGTATCGGCGCCTGTTCTCTGGCGCCGGCCGTGATGGTCAACGATGAGGTTCATGGCAAGGTCACACCGGATGAAGCGGTGAAGATCCTGGATCAATATAAATCATAAAGAACCGTTTAAACAGTTCAGGCGGCTTAAACGACTTGCACTCTTAAGGTTATCGCATGGCAAAAAAGACGAGGAAGAGTACGGATCATCGGATACGTATCATGGTCGGGATGGGGACCTGCGGACGTGCGGCCGGCGGGATGA contains the following coding sequences:
- the nuoE gene encoding NADH-quinone oxidoreductase subunit NuoE, which gives rise to MKKEQTTKRSVQGGNGKTRKKVAKKRKRKAPEAADLTIVDEIIGRHQGAEGALIPVLQEVQGHYGYIPEGAVPRIAEGLKVYPSSIYGVMTFYSQFNLKPMGKNIIRVCCGTACHVKGAERVSSKFKEILKVPMGETTEDRNFTLEQVACIGACSLAPAVMVNDEVHGKVTPDEAVKILDQYKS
- the cooS gene encoding anaerobic carbon-monoxide dehydrogenase catalytic subunit, whose amino-acid sequence is MNKDAAKPELINRTIDETAKELLKVAEKEGISTAFQRAEEVKPCPIGRDGMCCKHCFMGPCRITKKTPRGVCGADVGTIAARNFGRMVAAGASAHADHGRDMAFLLLAAARGETEGITIKDVKKLHAVAGHLGIETEGKEKEKIGEEVALKFIEDFGRQKGQPYYISRAPKKRQELWAEKGLTPRGLDREIVEMMHRTHMGVDQDPKSLLHHSMRTSLTDGWGGAMIATDISDILYGTPRAIKAKASVGLLKEDEVNIVVHGHEPSLSEMMVVASQEPEILEYAKSKGASGINLAGICCTANEVLMRQGIGSAGNFLNQELTILTGAVDAMVVDVQCIMESLADVAGHYHTKLITSSPKAHIPGAIHIEFEEEHAMSVARKVLRTAIDNFPNRKKGTITLPDYVSELVGGFSHEYIKYMQGGTYRGSFRPLNDAIMDGRIQGVVGIVGCNNPRNVQDSEIVNLTREFISRDILVVATGCGGIACGKQGLLAPETMEAAGPGLKQVCEAIGISPVLHVGSCVDNSRILTIAADMVAEGGLGDDISELPVVGLCPEWMSEKALAIGTYFVASGVYTIFGVGSPVAGSEEVTRLISEGWEQEVGGKLEFVVDRAEVIQRTVDHLVQKRKVLGITEYAPGKFGAEKVLMDMADRRKLEDEQKAKAEAKG